The following are from one region of the Chitinophagales bacterium genome:
- a CDS encoding thiol:disulfide interchange protein, translating into MRLLKAVVVFLFLFNQTAFTQILEPAKWQFSKEYLGNHEYMLYFDVKLDPGWSIYSQYISDEGPVPTSFHFEKNKKIQLIGNVEESGEKVKEGMDPIFEIFLKKFSGSARFSQKVKVEKGAKPLKGYLEFMTCDEEKCLPPAQVEFQFSFDETSAPQDPASGKSETSGGILEPVKWSFRKEAAGQLEYNLIFEAKIDSGWYLYSQHIGGSEEDLRPVPTSFHFEKSEEYVLIDSVQERGKKEVEGMDPIFEVYVKKYSEEASFIQRIRLNNPDAVVKGYLEFMTCDDEKCLPPQIVEFSFSGNTAAIASAVSDNGGHQRTLLGIFLAGFVGGILALLTPCVFPMIPMTVSFFTKTSKTRSKGIANAITYGISIIVIYVLVGFAVTKMLGADALNAMASNAFFNLTFFVVFVVFAISFFGYFEITFPSALVNKVDKASDKGGLIGIFFMAFTLALVSFSCTGPIIGTLLVEAAMRGNNLGPLLGMFGFSLALALPFGLFAAFPGWLNTLPRSGGWLNSVKVVLGFLELALALKFLSNVDLAYHWGFLKREIFLGIWMLIFLCMGLYILGLIRFPHDSKVARISFPRAAFATLTFAFVIYLGTGLTGAPLKLLSGFPPPTFYSLRDTGSKCPHDINCFKDLQEGIAYARLVKKPVIIDFTGWSCVNCRKMEENVWVEPEVLRYLKEEYVLISLYVDDKTALPKSEQKVSPCTGKMIKTVGNKWSEYQACAFNTNSQPYYVLMTPSQELLNTPRGYTPDKERYIRFLQEGLEKFRNGNS; encoded by the coding sequence ATGCGTTTGCTGAAAGCTGTTGTCGTTTTTCTGTTCCTCTTTAATCAAACGGCTTTTACTCAAATACTGGAACCCGCCAAATGGCAGTTTTCCAAAGAGTACTTGGGCAACCATGAATACATGCTCTACTTTGACGTAAAGCTGGATCCGGGCTGGAGCATTTATTCGCAGTACATCAGTGACGAAGGACCGGTGCCCACCTCATTCCATTTTGAGAAGAACAAAAAGATACAGCTGATCGGCAATGTGGAGGAAAGCGGGGAGAAGGTCAAAGAAGGCATGGATCCGATTTTTGAAATCTTTCTGAAAAAATTTAGTGGCAGTGCCCGCTTTTCCCAGAAAGTGAAAGTAGAAAAGGGCGCTAAGCCTCTTAAGGGCTATCTGGAATTTATGACCTGTGATGAGGAGAAGTGCCTGCCTCCGGCTCAGGTTGAGTTTCAATTCAGCTTTGATGAAACATCTGCTCCGCAGGATCCGGCATCGGGCAAATCAGAAACTTCCGGTGGCATTCTGGAGCCTGTAAAGTGGTCATTCCGGAAAGAAGCTGCCGGGCAACTGGAGTATAACCTCATCTTTGAGGCAAAAATTGACTCGGGCTGGTACCTCTATTCCCAGCACATCGGTGGGTCAGAAGAAGACCTGCGCCCTGTGCCTACTTCTTTCCACTTTGAAAAATCTGAAGAGTATGTCCTGATAGATTCAGTACAGGAGAGGGGCAAGAAAGAAGTGGAAGGTATGGACCCCATTTTTGAAGTGTATGTAAAAAAATATTCCGAAGAAGCCTCATTTATCCAGCGTATCCGTTTGAATAATCCCGATGCTGTGGTCAAAGGCTACCTGGAATTCATGACCTGCGATGACGAAAAGTGTTTGCCTCCGCAAATCGTGGAATTCTCATTCAGCGGCAATACTGCTGCTATTGCATCTGCAGTTTCCGATAATGGAGGACATCAGCGCACGCTGCTGGGTATTTTTCTTGCTGGCTTTGTAGGGGGTATACTGGCACTGCTTACTCCATGTGTATTTCCTATGATACCCATGACGGTAAGCTTTTTTACCAAAACCAGCAAAACACGAAGCAAGGGTATAGCCAATGCTATAACATATGGTATTTCCATCATAGTCATCTATGTGCTGGTGGGGTTTGCCGTAACCAAGATGCTGGGGGCAGATGCTCTGAATGCTATGGCCAGTAATGCCTTTTTCAACCTCACGTTTTTTGTTGTGTTTGTGGTGTTTGCCATTTCTTTCTTTGGTTACTTTGAAATAACCTTCCCCAGCGCACTGGTAAACAAGGTAGACAAAGCCTCTGACAAAGGAGGTTTGATTGGTATCTTTTTCATGGCTTTTACTCTGGCACTGGTTTCGTTTTCGTGCACCGGGCCTATCATAGGCACTTTGTTGGTAGAAGCTGCTATGCGGGGCAACAACCTGGGGCCACTTTTGGGAATGTTCGGATTTTCGCTGGCCCTGGCTCTCCCCTTCGGATTGTTTGCTGCCTTTCCCGGATGGCTCAATACCCTGCCCAGGTCAGGCGGATGGCTCAATTCGGTGAAGGTAGTGCTGGGTTTTCTGGAGCTGGCGCTTGCTTTGAAGTTTTTGTCCAATGTAGATCTTGCGTATCACTGGGGGTTTCTTAAGAGAGAAATTTTCCTGGGCATCTGGATGCTCATCTTTCTGTGTATGGGTCTTTACATTCTTGGTCTTATCCGATTCCCGCATGACAGCAAGGTAGCCCGCATATCCTTTCCCCGTGCTGCCTTTGCAACGTTGACTTTTGCCTTTGTCATTTATCTGGGTACGGGTCTTACCGGGGCTCCGCTCAAGCTGCTCAGCGGATTTCCGCCTCCCACTTTCTACTCGCTGCGCGATACCGGCAGCAAATGCCCGCACGATATCAACTGTTTTAAGGATCTGCAAGAAGGTATTGCCTATGCCCGTTTGGTTAAAAAACCGGTAATCATTGACTTTACCGGGTGGTCATGTGTAAACTGCCGGAAGATGGAGGAAAATGTTTGGGTGGAGCCAGAAGTGCTGAGGTATCTGAAAGAGGAATATGTGCTGATTTCATTATATGTAGATGACAAAACGGCCTTACCCAAGTCAGAGCAGAAAGTATCTCCCTGCACCGGAAAAATGATTAAAACAGTGGGCAACAAATGGAGCGAATATCAGGCCTGTGCATTCAATACCAACTCACAACCTTACTATGTTCTGATGACCCCTTCACAGGAGTTGTTGAATACTCCCCGCGGCTACACACCCGACAAAGAGCGTTACATCCGTTTCCTGCAGGAAGGATTGGAAAAATTCAGAAATGGCAACTCCTGA
- the purQ gene encoding phosphoribosylformylglycinamidine synthase subunit PurQ, with amino-acid sequence MKFGVVIFPGSNCDRDLIHVLENVVEAEVRVLWHKEKSLRDLDTEDYVMLPGGFSYGDYLRSGAIARFSPIMQAVVDFAGSGGGVIGICNGFQILCEAGLLPGALIKNSSRLFMCKNVYVMPQTMKTRLTAALEPGRPLKIPIAHAEGRYYADAQTLRQLNDGDQVLFRYCDAEGRVHQAANPNGSLENIAGICNAQRNVFGMMPHPERAAEEILGNTDGLLLFRSLVTSSLKPA; translated from the coding sequence ATGAAGTTCGGTGTAGTAATTTTTCCGGGGTCCAATTGCGATCGTGATCTCATACATGTGTTGGAAAATGTTGTGGAGGCGGAGGTAAGAGTTTTGTGGCACAAGGAAAAGAGCCTTCGGGATCTGGACACTGAAGATTACGTGATGTTGCCGGGAGGCTTCTCTTATGGTGACTATCTGCGGTCAGGAGCCATTGCACGGTTTTCACCCATTATGCAGGCAGTAGTGGATTTTGCAGGCAGCGGAGGCGGAGTAATAGGGATATGCAACGGATTTCAGATTTTATGTGAGGCCGGATTGTTGCCGGGCGCACTTATCAAAAACAGTAGCCGCCTCTTTATGTGTAAAAACGTGTACGTGATGCCTCAGACCATGAAAACGCGTCTTACGGCTGCATTGGAGCCGGGGCGTCCACTGAAAATTCCTATTGCACATGCCGAAGGACGGTATTATGCGGATGCCCAAACACTCCGGCAGCTGAATGATGGCGATCAGGTGCTTTTCCGATATTGTGATGCCGAAGGACGAGTGCATCAGGCGGCTAACCCCAACGGGTCTTTAGAAAATATTGCCGGCATCTGCAATGCACAGCGGAATGTCTTTGGCATGATGCCGCACCCGGAGCGTGCTGCTGAAGAGATTCTTGGCAATACCGATGGGCTGCTTCTGTTCAGGTCTCTTGTAACCAGCAGCCTGAAACCAGCCTGA